From Campylobacter pinnipediorum subsp. caledonicus:
GGTGTAGGAGCCATAGGGGCTGTCGTAACGGCTATGATTAGTGATTGTACCACAGAAGAAAATCGCTCAAAAGCAATGGCTATAATGGGTATTTTTATAGGTATTGCTTTTTCAGCATCCATGTCATTAAGCCCTATTTTAAGTGAAAAATACGGCATAGGTTCTTTATTTTATATAAGCGGACTGCTTAGCGTATTATGTATAATACTTTTATTTACAGCTGTTCCAAAAGAGAAAAAGATACTAAATCACAAAAATAAAGAAAAATTTTCTTTATTGCAATTATTTTCACAAAAAGACCTTATGATAATAAATCTCACAAGTCTTATACAAAAAATGTTAACAAGCATAGCATTTTTAACCATACCAATTATACTAGTTAAAAATCTTGGATATCCTAAATCTGATCTATCAACAGTTTATGCCACTAGTACGTTATTTGGATTTATTGCGATGGGCATTGGTGGGTTTATAGGTGACAAAAAAGGAATGTCAAAATACATTTTGCTAATCGGAGTTGTGTTATTTATAAGCTGTTATAGTGTGTTTAGTATTGCAAAAACACCATTTGTATTTATAGCTGGTGTTGTGATATTTTTTATAGGATTTAACTTACATGAGCCTATAATGCAATCTTGTGCAACAAAATTTGTAAAAACACAACAAAGAGGAAGTGCTTTAGGTGTATTTAATGCATTTGGTTATCTTGGAAGCTCCATAGGTGGCATACTTGGGGGATATATACTTCACGAATACGGCATGTTCGAACTAGCTATACTTTGTGTTATTATATGTTTATTGTGGTTTATAGCACTATTAAACATGAAAGATCCAAGAGTTTTTAAAATAATAGAATTAGAAAAAGATGTTGATTTAAAAAAAATAATAAGACTAAAAGGTGTGTTTGATATATTTGCAGATGAAAATAATAAATTTATAAAATATGACAGCACTCTATTAACTGAAGAAAATATAAAAAAATTATTAAATTAAAAATATATATTTATAATATGATTTTATACTTAATTTTTTTTAAAAAAAATTAAGTAATAGTTAAAAAAATTATAATATAATTTAAGTTTGAAAAAACAAATACCTTAAAGAAAAGGATACGAACATGAGTAAACCAACGAAACCAATGAAAACAATGGATGGTAATGAAGCAGCTGCTTATTCTGCTTATGCCTTTACAGAAGTTGCTGGTATTTATCCAATAACACCTAGTTCGCCTATGGCTGATTATACAGATGTATGGGCTAGCCAAGGAAAGAAAAATATCTTTGGAATGCCTGTTAAGATTATAGAAATGCAAAGTGAAGCAGGTGCGGCTGGTGTTGTACATGGTTCTTTGCAAGCAGGTGCTTTAACTACAACATATACAGCATCGCAAGGTCTTTTACTTAAAATACCAAACATGTATAAGATGGCTGGTCAGCTATTGCCTGCTGTAATACATGTTAGTGCTAGAAGTATCGCGGCACAAGCGCTTTCTATCTTTGGAGATCACCAAGATATATATGCCTGTCGTCAAACTGGATTTGCAATGCTTGCTAGTGGTTCTGTCCAAGAAACAATGGATCTAGCTGGTGTAGCTCACTTATCAGCCATAAAAGGTAGAGTTCCTTTCTTGCATTTCTTTGATGGTTTTAGAACAAGCCATGAAATACAAAAAGTTGAGCTTATGGATTATGCCCATTTTGATAGACTTGTTGATAGAGATGCTATAGCTAAGTTTAGAGATGAAGCTATAAACTCTGAAAGTCCTAAAACAAGAGGAACAGCACAAAATGATGACATATATTTCCAAACAAGAGAATTATCAAACAAATACTATGATGCTGTGCCTGATATAGTAGCTGGTTATTTAAAAGAAATTTCACAAATAACAGGAAGAGATTATAAACCTTTTAACTATTACGGACACCCTGAAGCTGACAGAATAATAATTGCAATTGGTTCTGTTACACAAACATTAGAAGAAGTTATAGATCATCTAATAGAAAAAGGCGAAAAAGTAGGTGTTATAAAAGTTCATCTATATCGTCCATTTAGTACAAAATATCTATTTGATGTTATGCCAAAAACTGTTAAAAAAATCGCTGTTTTAGATAGAACAAAAGAGCCTGGTTCATTAGGTGAGCCTTTATATCTTGATATAAAAACAGCATTTTACGGTAGCGAGTTAAATCCTATCATAGTAGGTGGAAGATATGGTCTAAGCTCGAAAGACGTAGATCCTGCTCAAATGATAGCTGTTTATGACAACCTAAAACTAGACAATCCTAAAAATGGCTTCACTGTTGGTATCGTTGATGATGTTACATTTAAGTCATTAGAGGTTGGAGAAAAAATTTCAC
This genomic window contains:
- a CDS encoding MFS transporter, whose amino-acid sequence is MLKSVLPLSFIVGNRFFGIFIVLPVLSLYALKLDGANEKLVGFLIGGYAITQMIFQIPFGILSDKIGRKKTLTIGLLIFIAGSFIAANATDIYTMIAGRLLQGVGAIGAVVTAMISDCTTEENRSKAMAIMGIFIGIAFSASMSLSPILSEKYGIGSLFYISGLLSVLCIILLFTAVPKEKKILNHKNKEKFSLLQLFSQKDLMIINLTSLIQKMLTSIAFLTIPIILVKNLGYPKSDLSTVYATSTLFGFIAMGIGGFIGDKKGMSKYILLIGVVLFISCYSVFSIAKTPFVFIAGVVIFFIGFNLHEPIMQSCATKFVKTQQRGSALGVFNAFGYLGSSIGGILGGYILHEYGMFELAILCVIICLLWFIALLNMKDPRVFKIIELEKDVDLKKIIRLKGVFDIFADENNKFIKYDSTLLTEENIKKLLN